A single region of the Actinoplanes sp. SE50/110 genome encodes:
- a CDS encoding amino acid ABC transporter permease: MTYAPSQRQRERFAYRRRQAIRSVLLAALSTAVAGTLLGVAITGSPGWPRVKQSFFDPEVARKYLPDILTGLWLNLKLLSVCAVLALLLGLLIAILRTTRGAVFFPVRALATGYTYALRGLPLIIVLYLFAFGIPGLRLRGTPDVLVLGAAAIIVTYGAYLAEVFRAGIESVHPSQVAAARSLGLGYRRTMRHVVLPQAVRRVTPPLLNDIVALQKDVGLISLAGPIDAIRAAQIGTAESANFTPYVVAGVLFVLLALPLIAVTDWVTLRAARRQNAGS; encoded by the coding sequence GGCAGGCGATCCGCTCGGTCCTGCTCGCCGCCCTCTCCACCGCCGTGGCCGGGACGCTGCTCGGCGTCGCGATCACCGGCTCGCCCGGCTGGCCCCGGGTCAAGCAGTCGTTCTTCGACCCCGAGGTGGCCCGCAAGTACCTGCCGGACATCCTGACCGGGCTCTGGCTCAACCTGAAGCTGCTCTCGGTGTGCGCGGTCCTCGCACTGCTGCTGGGGCTGCTGATCGCGATCCTGCGGACCACCCGCGGTGCGGTGTTCTTCCCGGTGCGCGCCCTGGCCACCGGATATACGTACGCGCTCCGCGGCCTGCCGCTGATCATCGTGCTGTACCTGTTCGCGTTCGGCATCCCCGGCCTGCGCCTGCGCGGCACGCCGGACGTGCTGGTGCTGGGCGCCGCAGCGATCATCGTCACCTACGGGGCGTACCTGGCCGAGGTGTTCCGGGCCGGCATCGAGTCGGTGCACCCCAGCCAGGTCGCCGCGGCCCGCTCGCTGGGGCTCGGCTATCGCCGGACGATGCGGCACGTGGTGCTCCCGCAGGCGGTCCGCCGGGTCACCCCGCCGCTGCTCAACGACATCGTCGCGCTGCAGAAGGACGTCGGGCTGATCTCGCTGGCCGGGCCGATCGACGCGATCCGGGCCGCCCAGATCGGCACCGCCGAGTCGGCCAACTTCACCCCGTACGTCGTGGCCGGGGTGCTCTTCGTCCTGCTCGCCCTGCCGCTGATCGCGGTCACCGACTGGGTGACGCTGCGCGCCGCCCGCCGCCAGAACGCGGGGTCCTGA
- a CDS encoding amino acid ABC transporter ATP-binding protein: MVLSCRNVRKVFDGRTVLDDLSLDVGEHEVVALIGASGSGKSTLLRCVNLLTEIDDGTIGLDGEEITDPRIDPDLVRRRIGLVFQSFNLFPHMTVLQNITLAPTRVHGRPAAEARAQALEWLERVGLADKAGSYPDRLSGGQQQRVAIVRALVNSPRLLLLDEVTSALDPELVGEVLTMIRDLKGEGMTMVLATHEMGFAKQVADRVAFLDAGRVLEQGPPEQVLGDPVEARTRQFLARIIEAGRL, encoded by the coding sequence GTGGTGCTCTCCTGCAGAAACGTGCGCAAGGTGTTCGACGGGCGGACCGTCCTCGACGACCTCAGCCTGGACGTCGGCGAGCACGAGGTGGTGGCCCTGATCGGCGCCTCCGGCTCGGGCAAGTCGACGCTGCTGCGCTGCGTCAACCTGCTCACCGAGATCGACGACGGCACGATCGGCCTGGACGGCGAGGAGATCACCGACCCGCGGATCGACCCGGACCTGGTGCGCCGCAGGATCGGGCTGGTGTTCCAGTCGTTCAACCTGTTCCCGCACATGACCGTGCTGCAGAACATCACCCTGGCCCCGACCCGGGTGCACGGCCGGCCGGCCGCCGAGGCCCGGGCCCAGGCACTGGAGTGGCTGGAGCGGGTCGGGCTGGCCGACAAGGCGGGCAGTTATCCGGACCGGCTCTCCGGCGGCCAGCAGCAGCGGGTGGCGATCGTCCGGGCCCTGGTCAACAGCCCGCGGCTGCTGCTGCTCGACGAGGTCACCTCGGCGCTCGACCCGGAACTGGTCGGCGAGGTGCTCACCATGATCCGTGACCTCAAGGGCGAGGGCATGACCATGGTCCTGGCCACCCATGAGATGGGTTTCGCCAAGCAGGTCGCCGATCGGGTGGCCTTCCTGGACGCCGGCCGGGTCCTCGAACAGGGGCCGCCGGAGCAGGTGCTCGGCGACCCCGTCGAGGCACGGACCAGGCAGTTCCTGGCCCGGATCATCGAAGCCGGTCGGCTCTAG
- the ribH gene encoding 6,7-dimethyl-8-ribityllumazine synthase yields MAGFGDPHMQTVDAAGLRLGIVGSRWHNDLVDHMIDRARSAAEACGVTEVIVTRVAGSVELPVVAQALAKRCDAVVALGVVIKGETQHFEYVCDAVTAGLTRVALDEQTPVAHGVLTVHSLGQARDRAGLEDSIEDKGWQSTVAVLDAALAIREVEKF; encoded by the coding sequence ATGGCCGGCTTCGGTGATCCGCACATGCAGACCGTCGACGCGGCCGGGCTGCGGCTCGGCATCGTCGGCTCGCGCTGGCACAACGACCTGGTCGACCACATGATCGACCGGGCCCGGTCGGCCGCCGAGGCCTGCGGGGTGACCGAGGTGATCGTGACCCGGGTGGCCGGCTCGGTGGAGCTGCCGGTCGTCGCGCAGGCACTGGCCAAGCGCTGCGACGCGGTGGTCGCCCTCGGGGTGGTGATCAAGGGCGAGACCCAGCATTTCGAGTACGTCTGTGACGCCGTCACGGCCGGGCTGACCCGGGTGGCCCTGGACGAGCAGACCCCGGTGGCACACGGTGTGCTGACCGTGCACAGCCTCGGGCAGGCCCGCGACCGGGCCGGGCTGGAGGACTCGATCGAGGACAAGGGGTGGCAGAGCACGGTGGCCGTCCTGGACGCCGCGCTCGCCATCCGCGAGGTGGAGAAGTTCTGA
- a CDS encoding bifunctional 3,4-dihydroxy-2-butanone-4-phosphate synthase/GTP cyclohydrolase II → MSESIERAIAEIRAGRPVIVVDDEDRENEGDLIFAAEHATPELVAFMVRYTSGYICVAITESDADRLELPPMYHTNQDKKGTAYAVAVDARHGVSTGISAADRARTISLLGAASTEPSDLSRPGHVVPLRAKAGGVLRRPGHTEASIDLAVLAGCTPAGALCEMVNDDGTMQRMPDLEKFAAEHDLVLVTIADLVAYLRERADRKIERVVETVLPTEHGVFTAVGYRTQADNGEHVALVYGDLSDGEDVLVRVHSECLTGDVFGSRRCDCGPQLDAALERVAAAGRGVVLYMRGHEGRGIGLLHKLQAYQLQDRGFDTVDANLELGLPADARDYGTGAQILCDLGVRSMRLLTNNPAKRAGLEGYGLRVIGREELPVRLHPENVRYLRTKRDRMGHLFEALG, encoded by the coding sequence ATGTCTGAGAGCATCGAGCGCGCGATCGCCGAGATCAGGGCCGGCCGGCCGGTGATCGTGGTGGACGACGAGGACCGGGAGAACGAGGGCGACCTCATCTTCGCGGCCGAGCATGCCACCCCGGAGCTGGTCGCGTTCATGGTCCGCTACACCTCCGGGTACATCTGCGTGGCGATCACCGAGTCGGACGCCGACCGGCTGGAGCTGCCGCCGATGTACCACACCAACCAGGACAAGAAGGGTACGGCGTACGCGGTGGCCGTCGACGCCCGGCACGGCGTCAGCACCGGCATCTCGGCCGCCGACCGGGCCCGTACGATCAGCCTGCTCGGGGCGGCGAGCACCGAGCCGTCCGACCTCTCCCGGCCCGGCCACGTCGTCCCGCTGCGGGCCAAGGCGGGCGGCGTGCTGCGCCGGCCGGGGCACACCGAGGCGTCGATCGACCTGGCCGTGCTGGCCGGCTGCACCCCGGCCGGCGCGCTCTGCGAGATGGTCAACGACGACGGCACCATGCAGCGGATGCCCGACCTGGAGAAGTTCGCGGCCGAGCACGACCTGGTCCTGGTCACCATCGCCGACCTGGTCGCCTACCTGCGGGAGCGGGCGGACCGGAAGATCGAGCGGGTGGTCGAGACGGTGCTGCCGACCGAGCACGGCGTGTTCACCGCGGTCGGCTACCGCACCCAGGCGGACAACGGCGAGCACGTGGCGCTGGTCTACGGCGACCTGTCCGACGGTGAGGACGTGCTGGTCCGGGTGCACTCCGAGTGCCTGACCGGGGACGTGTTCGGCTCCCGGCGCTGCGACTGCGGCCCGCAGCTGGACGCCGCCCTGGAGCGGGTGGCGGCGGCCGGGCGCGGGGTGGTCCTCTACATGCGCGGGCACGAGGGCCGGGGCATCGGGCTGTTGCACAAGCTGCAGGCGTACCAGCTGCAGGACCGCGGTTTCGACACGGTCGACGCGAACCTGGAGCTCGGTCTGCCGGCCGATGCCCGGGACTACGGCACGGGCGCGCAGATCCTGTGCGACCTGGGCGTGCGATCGATGCGCCTGCTCACCAACAACCCGGCCAAGCGGGCCGGCCTGGAGGGCTACGGCCTGCGGGTCATCGGCCGCGAGGAACTGCCGGTCCGGCTGCACCCGGAGAACGTGCGGTACCTGCGCACCAAGCGGGACCGGATGGGCCACCTGTTCGAGGCGTTGGGCTGA